A window from Bacteroidia bacterium encodes these proteins:
- a CDS encoding PhoH family protein — protein MQKDKKIFVLDTSVIIYDHNALKNFKEHDVVIPITVLEELDNFKKGNDTKNFSAREFTRYIDKVSGKNTLQEWVNINGKGHGLFKIEMHQSAKLDAERVFGERKADHRILNSALHLSEQYPDRKVILVTKDINLRIKAKSLNLLAEDYETGKIKDLSELYTGKTYLDKVNPAAIDQLYEKGSCPVDLVLKKQKPPANHFYVIKSGQKSVLGHYNQEEGKIERVQKNSAFRINPKNAEQAFALQAILDPKIALVTVQGVAGTGKTLLSLAGALEQRRNFHQIYLARPIVPLSNKDIGYLPGDIKSKLNPYMEPLWDNLKYIKSQFSEKDKEFKQITEMVENEKLVVCPLAYIRGRSLSNVFFIVDEAQNLTPHEVKTVISRAGENCKIVFTGDIFQIDTPYLDTQSNGLSYLIDRLKGQDVYAHITLEKGERSELANLANDFL, from the coding sequence ATGCAGAAAGACAAGAAGATCTTCGTGCTGGACACCTCCGTAATAATTTATGATCACAATGCCCTCAAGAATTTCAAAGAACACGACGTGGTGATTCCGATCACGGTGCTGGAGGAGTTGGATAATTTTAAAAAAGGAAACGATACCAAGAATTTCTCTGCCCGGGAGTTCACCCGGTACATCGACAAAGTTTCGGGGAAAAACACCTTGCAGGAATGGGTGAATATCAACGGGAAAGGGCACGGGCTTTTTAAGATTGAGATGCATCAGTCGGCCAAACTGGATGCAGAACGCGTTTTCGGGGAAAGGAAGGCGGATCACCGCATTCTTAATTCCGCTCTTCACCTGAGCGAACAGTATCCTGACCGAAAGGTGATTCTGGTTACCAAGGACATCAATTTGCGCATCAAGGCAAAATCACTCAACCTGCTGGCAGAAGATTACGAGACGGGTAAGATTAAGGACCTGAGCGAGCTGTACACGGGAAAAACATATCTGGACAAGGTAAATCCCGCTGCGATTGATCAGCTCTACGAAAAGGGTTCATGTCCTGTGGATTTAGTGCTGAAAAAACAGAAGCCGCCTGCGAATCATTTTTATGTGATCAAGAGCGGTCAGAAATCGGTGCTGGGGCACTATAACCAGGAGGAAGGAAAGATTGAGCGCGTGCAAAAGAATTCTGCATTCAGAATCAATCCAAAAAACGCTGAACAGGCCTTTGCACTGCAGGCTATTCTTGATCCAAAGATTGCACTGGTAACGGTACAGGGGGTTGCCGGAACAGGAAAAACCCTTTTGTCGCTGGCCGGTGCGCTGGAGCAACGCCGCAATTTCCACCAGATTTACCTTGCACGCCCCATTGTTCCGCTAAGCAACAAAGACATCGGATATTTGCCCGGCGACATCAAGAGCAAGCTGAATCCGTACATGGAACCGCTGTGGGATAATTTGAAATACATCAAGAGTCAGTTCTCAGAAAAAGATAAGGAGTTCAAGCAGATCACCGAGATGGTAGAGAATGAGAAGCTGGTTGTTTGCCCGCTGGCGTACATACGGGGCCGAAGCTTATCGAACGTATTCTTCATTGTGGATGAAGCCCAGAACTTAACACCACACGAAGTGAAAACCGTGATCTCCCGCGCCGGAGAGAATTGTAAGATTGTGTTCACGGGTGATATCTTCCAGATCGACACGCCCTATCTCGACACTCAAAGTAACGGCCTCTCCTATCTTATTGACCGTCTGAAAGGCCAGGACGTGTATGCACATATAACGCTGGAAAAGGGCGAACGAAGTGAACTAGCCAACCTTGCTAATGATTTTCTGTAA
- a CDS encoding TSUP family transporter: MWLCGLIFLAGFVDSIVGGGGLITIPAFMILVPELPVTTMFGTNKTAAIMGTSVSAYRYSKEVNLNWRVLWPALVTSLIAAVGGAQCVSLISREVVRPLVFILLIAVAVYTFIRKDFGMHHRHHHTETRAKWLGAVFGALIGFYDGFFGPGTGSFFIFFFVGVFGYDFLHASAAAKILNVAANATAVIWFAFTGNVIWPVALLIAVFNMAGAWLGVRVAIKQGSRFVRILFLVVVSALILKLGWDMFGA, from the coding sequence GTGTGGCTGTGCGGCTTGATTTTTCTGGCCGGATTTGTAGACTCCATCGTGGGCGGAGGCGGACTCATTACCATTCCTGCTTTCATGATCCTTGTGCCTGAATTACCGGTAACCACCATGTTCGGCACCAATAAAACAGCAGCCATTATGGGCACCTCCGTGTCGGCCTACCGGTATTCAAAGGAGGTAAACCTGAACTGGCGGGTGTTGTGGCCTGCGCTGGTAACGTCGCTGATAGCGGCAGTGGGGGGAGCGCAGTGCGTAAGTTTGATCAGCCGTGAGGTAGTGCGCCCGTTGGTGTTTATTCTGCTCATTGCCGTGGCCGTGTATACGTTCATTCGAAAAGATTTCGGGATGCACCACCGTCATCACCACACGGAAACAAGAGCGAAGTGGCTGGGAGCGGTTTTCGGGGCCCTGATCGGTTTCTATGACGGCTTTTTCGGCCCGGGTACCGGAAGTTTTTTTATTTTTTTCTTTGTGGGTGTTTTCGGTTACGATTTTCTGCATGCGTCGGCCGCCGCGAAAATTCTTAATGTGGCTGCGAATGCCACGGCCGTGATCTGGTTTGCCTTCACGGGAAATGTGATCTGGCCGGTAGCATTGCTGATTGCTGTTTTCAACATGGCCGGGGCCTGGCTGGGTGTGCGTGTTGCTATAAAGCAGGGAAGCCGGTTCGTGAGGATTCTTTTTCTGGTGGTGGTGAGCGCACTCATTCTGAAGCTGGGATGGGATATGTTCGGTGCCTGA
- a CDS encoding DUF2029 domain-containing protein: protein MRTLVRGVVLTDLLTVCAGTILSVIVWITSETSEGGTDAIMHYGIAKYSWQHPELFLDLWGKPLFTIFSSPFAQGGAGAHGFFNILVSAATAWLVIRTAGKLGLYSAWFAGAVLFLFPVWLPLTFSTMTEPLFAFLLAWAVYALFSGKDITAAVVVSFLPFARQEGFAFIILFALLFVLRKEWKRIPWLATGTLFFSLAGALVFNDIFWVLEQQPYHADDFTRTGDPFHYFLSYNGLFGVAGSILLVAGSAWMIQRGRRMKQWNDWLPAAGFFMVLAAHSYVNYKGQAGAIGLLRVMATVAPLAALLVLAGLQWIRKSRMFIPAGWFLLLLQGFLTWRAVDLPLRENPVQRAVQEFSSTFPEGDKQHRKIYSTDPMFWYYFNRDFWDEEGWVQVNHKGHYGKMTNGSLLLVDAHWGKWMDKRELMQRPEIHLKRIFFAREFLPYESGNYSIYIFETDSGRKSDNFRTEREWLIKDPFPRNTPPVP, encoded by the coding sequence ATGCGGACACTCGTGCGGGGTGTCGTATTGACTGATTTGCTGACGGTTTGCGCCGGCACTATACTGTCTGTGATAGTATGGATTACTTCCGAAACCTCGGAAGGTGGAACAGATGCCATCATGCATTACGGTATTGCGAAGTATTCCTGGCAGCACCCGGAACTTTTTCTTGATCTGTGGGGGAAACCTCTTTTTACCATTTTTTCCTCTCCGTTTGCTCAGGGAGGCGCAGGTGCTCACGGATTTTTCAACATTCTGGTTAGTGCGGCAACTGCATGGCTGGTCATCCGGACTGCAGGGAAACTGGGATTATATTCAGCCTGGTTTGCAGGAGCCGTTCTTTTCCTGTTCCCGGTATGGCTGCCGCTCACTTTCAGTACCATGACGGAGCCCCTTTTTGCATTTCTTCTGGCCTGGGCCGTGTATGCCCTTTTTTCAGGGAAGGATATCACCGCAGCCGTGGTGGTTTCTTTTTTACCCTTTGCGCGGCAGGAGGGATTTGCATTTATTATTCTTTTCGCCCTACTTTTTGTCTTAAGGAAGGAGTGGAAAAGAATACCCTGGCTGGCTACCGGCACCCTCTTCTTTTCGCTGGCAGGCGCGTTGGTCTTCAATGATATTTTCTGGGTATTAGAGCAGCAGCCTTACCATGCGGATGATTTTACACGAACCGGCGACCCGTTTCATTATTTTCTTTCATATAATGGACTCTTCGGAGTAGCCGGCAGCATACTGCTGGTGGCCGGATCCGCTTGGATGATTCAGCGGGGCCGGAGGATGAAGCAGTGGAACGACTGGCTTCCGGCCGCCGGATTTTTCATGGTACTTGCGGCACATTCCTATGTGAATTACAAAGGACAAGCCGGCGCAATCGGATTGCTGCGTGTAATGGCTACGGTGGCCCCGCTGGCTGCATTGCTGGTCCTTGCAGGTTTGCAATGGATCAGAAAATCGAGGATGTTCATTCCTGCCGGATGGTTCTTGTTATTGCTCCAGGGATTTTTAACATGGAGGGCGGTGGACTTGCCGCTGCGGGAGAATCCGGTGCAGCGCGCGGTGCAGGAATTTTCCTCCACATTTCCCGAGGGAGATAAGCAACATCGGAAGATCTATAGTACCGATCCTATGTTCTGGTATTATTTCAACAGAGATTTTTGGGATGAAGAGGGCTGGGTTCAGGTCAACCACAAAGGTCATTACGGAAAAATGACCAACGGCTCCCTGCTGCTGGTAGACGCTCATTGGGGAAAATGGATGGACAAGCGCGAGCTGATGCAAAGACCCGAAATTCACTTGAAGAGAATATTTTTCGCAAGAGAATTTCTTCCGTATGAATCAGGGAATTACAGCATCTATATCTTTGAAACCGACAGCGGAAGAAAATCCGACAATTTCCGGACGGAGAGAGAATGGCTGATAAAGGACCCTTTCCCCCGGAACACTCCGCCGGTGCCGTAA
- a CDS encoding T9SS type A sorting domain-containing protein, with protein MKKIGFAAVLLISGWLSAQTTATDWTANDCSGNPHNLFTELNQGKVIVMAWVMPCGVCITPTLTAYNVAQSFASSGCDVEFYLIDDYGNTNCATLTNWGTTNNIGPNTINFSNAAIDMTAYGAAAMPKIVVVGGPTHTVYTIQNNSVNSTTVQNAITQACLDIVNSVKDVSSNVSPLVLTPNPVTDKGVLTFSLQNSANLQIEIYDLLGSRLKTVSSSVFAAGDQKVEWSAKDLAPGIYFLKVSEGTRARVLKFVVQ; from the coding sequence ATGAAAAAAATTGGATTTGCCGCCGTTCTGCTAATCAGCGGTTGGCTCTCTGCACAAACCACAGCTACTGACTGGACTGCAAATGATTGCAGTGGAAACCCACATAATCTTTTTACCGAGCTCAACCAGGGCAAGGTAATCGTAATGGCTTGGGTAATGCCCTGCGGTGTTTGTATTACCCCCACACTTACGGCCTATAACGTAGCCCAGAGTTTTGCTTCTTCAGGTTGCGACGTGGAATTTTATCTCATTGATGATTACGGAAATACAAACTGTGCCACGTTAACCAACTGGGGTACCACCAATAATATCGGCCCGAATACAATCAACTTTTCAAATGCGGCTATAGATATGACCGCTTATGGAGCAGCAGCCATGCCGAAGATTGTGGTGGTGGGAGGACCTACGCATACGGTTTATACCATCCAGAACAATTCGGTGAATTCAACCACGGTTCAAAACGCCATTACCCAGGCTTGTCTGGATATTGTGAACAGTGTTAAAGATGTTTCTTCCAACGTAAGTCCGCTGGTATTAACTCCCAACCCGGTAACGGACAAGGGTGTTCTTACTTTTTCCTTGCAGAATTCCGCCAACCTGCAGATCGAGATCTATGATCTGCTGGGCAGCCGGCTCAAAACAGTGTCTTCTTCTGTTTTTGCCGCCGGAGATCAGAAAGTAGAGTGGAGTGCGAAGGATCTGGCACCCGGTATCTATTTCCTGAAAGTGAGTGAGGGAACCCGCGCCCGTGTACTGAAATTTGTTGTTCAATAG
- a CDS encoding formate--tetrahydrofolate ligase, protein MSQPVPTDLEIAQKASILHINEIAKKLGLNLDELEHYGKYKAKLPLHLIDQNKVAKANLVLVSAVNPTPAGEGKTTVSIGLSDGLNKIGKKSMVVLREPSLGPVFGMKGGAAGGGYSQVIPMVDINLHFTGDFAAIEKANNLLAALIDNNIQNKSNNLGIDPRTVAWKRVMDMNDRSLRQMVIGLGGTGNGIPREAGFNITAASEVMAILCLSKDFADLKKRLGNIFVGYTFGKKAIYARDLKAEGAMAILLKDAIKPNLVQTLEGNPAIIHCGPFANIAQGTNSIVATQMGLSLSDYVVTEAGFGADLGAEKFLDIKCPAGELKPKALVIVATVRALRHHGGARSEEYNTPNMEYVKKGFGNLEKHIENCRQFGFTAVVALNFFPTDSEEELNFVKEKCAAMGVKAVVSRGWGQGGNGTKELAQAVVEVIESKTNNYKQLYDWSMPIEEKIKTIATRIYGADDVTYSPKAKSQLKEFDKLGIGGFPVCIAKTQKSFTDDEKKVGRPTGFKINIREFEIAAGAGFVVAIVGEMMRMPGLPVIPASEGMDIDNNGNITGLS, encoded by the coding sequence ATGTCTCAACCGGTACCAACAGATCTTGAAATCGCACAGAAGGCGAGCATTCTGCATATTAATGAAATTGCAAAAAAGCTGGGATTAAACCTCGATGAACTGGAACATTATGGTAAGTACAAAGCCAAGCTTCCCCTCCACCTGATTGATCAGAATAAAGTTGCCAAAGCCAACCTTGTGCTGGTAAGCGCTGTCAATCCCACCCCGGCCGGAGAGGGTAAGACCACTGTTTCGATCGGGCTCTCGGACGGACTGAATAAAATCGGAAAAAAATCCATGGTTGTGCTCAGGGAACCATCGCTTGGACCTGTTTTCGGAATGAAAGGAGGAGCGGCCGGCGGCGGATATTCCCAGGTTATTCCCATGGTGGATATCAACCTGCATTTCACAGGTGATTTTGCTGCCATTGAAAAAGCCAATAATCTCCTGGCAGCACTCATAGACAATAACATTCAGAATAAAAGCAATAATCTGGGAATAGATCCGCGCACGGTGGCCTGGAAGCGTGTGATGGACATGAACGACCGTTCGCTCCGGCAAATGGTGATTGGTTTAGGAGGTACCGGTAACGGAATCCCCCGCGAAGCAGGATTTAATATTACTGCGGCTTCCGAAGTGATGGCCATCCTGTGTTTGTCTAAAGATTTTGCAGATCTGAAAAAGCGGCTGGGAAATATTTTCGTGGGATACACTTTTGGGAAGAAGGCGATCTACGCACGCGACCTCAAGGCAGAAGGGGCTATGGCTATTCTGCTCAAAGATGCCATCAAGCCCAATCTGGTGCAAACACTTGAAGGAAATCCCGCCATCATTCATTGCGGACCATTTGCCAATATTGCGCAGGGTACTAATTCCATAGTGGCTACGCAGATGGGCTTGTCTCTTTCGGATTATGTTGTAACAGAGGCAGGCTTCGGCGCTGACCTGGGAGCGGAAAAATTCCTTGATATTAAGTGTCCCGCAGGAGAACTCAAGCCAAAAGCCCTCGTGATTGTGGCCACTGTGCGTGCCCTCCGGCATCATGGCGGTGCCCGAAGCGAAGAGTATAACACCCCGAATATGGAGTACGTGAAGAAGGGGTTCGGAAACCTAGAAAAGCATATAGAAAATTGCAGGCAGTTCGGATTCACGGCGGTGGTAGCGCTGAATTTCTTCCCCACCGATTCGGAAGAAGAATTGAATTTTGTAAAAGAAAAATGTGCCGCGATGGGCGTCAAGGCGGTGGTATCCAGAGGCTGGGGACAGGGAGGAAACGGCACCAAGGAGCTGGCGCAGGCCGTGGTGGAGGTAATCGAAAGCAAGACGAACAATTACAAACAGCTCTACGACTGGAGTATGCCTATTGAGGAAAAGATCAAAACCATCGCCACCCGAATTTACGGAGCGGATGATGTAACGTATTCACCCAAAGCGAAATCCCAGCTTAAAGAATTTGATAAACTCGGCATTGGCGGCTTCCCGGTGTGCATCGCCAAAACACAGAAGTCATTCACAGACGATGAAAAGAAAGTAGGCCGTCCGACCGGATTCAAGATCAATATCCGGGAATTTGAGATTGCAGCCGGCGCCGGATTCGTGGTGGCCATAGTGGGTGAAATGATGCGCATGCCCGGACTGCCGGTAATTCCTGCTTCCGAAGGAATGGATATAGACAACAACGGTAACATCACCGGACTTTCCTGA
- the fdhD gene encoding formate dehydrogenase accessory sulfurtransferase FdhD: MEIKRFTGLRFSTNHAEEVQDDVTVEVALSISVNQIPFTVTMQTPGDEFDLARGLMLTENLLRNSLAAPRIEILSRNKEGHIDSVNLTIPEENVSMDLLGKRNLISASSCGICGKTSLEGMSGPPLDNQRTLDAAAVGKMFEFLNRKQLHFQRTGGTHAAGMFTLEGEALSVREDIGRHNAVDKVIGDLLNRGLLEKARLLTVSGRISFEIVSKAHLAGISFVASVSAPSSLAVEYARESGISLLAFCRNGNFTAYTHTGKVKILSPVT, translated from the coding sequence ATGGAGATCAAGCGCTTTACAGGACTGCGTTTTAGCACTAACCATGCAGAAGAAGTGCAGGATGATGTAACTGTGGAGGTGGCCTTATCCATTTCCGTTAATCAGATTCCTTTTACAGTTACAATGCAAACGCCGGGAGATGAGTTTGACCTTGCCCGCGGCCTGATGCTGACGGAAAACCTCCTCCGCAATTCGCTGGCAGCTCCCCGGATAGAAATCCTCTCACGCAATAAAGAAGGACATATTGATTCCGTTAATCTTACCATTCCGGAAGAAAATGTTTCGATGGATCTGCTCGGAAAACGCAATCTCATCTCCGCCTCTTCCTGCGGGATCTGCGGTAAGACCAGCCTTGAAGGCATGAGTGGCCCACCCCTCGACAACCAGCGGACGCTTGATGCCGCTGCTGTTGGAAAAATGTTTGAATTCCTGAACCGCAAACAGCTCCATTTCCAGCGTACCGGGGGAACACATGCAGCGGGTATGTTCACACTGGAAGGGGAAGCGCTCTCCGTGCGTGAGGATATCGGCAGGCATAACGCGGTAGATAAAGTGATCGGTGATTTGCTCAACCGCGGCTTGCTGGAAAAGGCCCGTCTGCTGACGGTAAGCGGAAGAATTTCCTTTGAAATTGTAAGCAAGGCACATCTGGCGGGAATCTCATTTGTAGCCTCCGTTTCTGCCCCCTCCAGTCTCGCCGTGGAATATGCCCGCGAATCAGGAATCAGCCTGCTCGCCTTTTGCAGAAATGGAAATTTTACGGCCTACACTCATACCGGAAAGGTGAAAATACTTTCTCCTGTTACATGA
- a CDS encoding NAD(P)H-dependent oxidoreductase subunit E, with the protein MSKNLSELSGRKGLTKNLFEELGAAAKRTGTPSAAEMEKLADEFLIGRANVYGTASFYDFLHAGNKGKKVYTCNGSSCLTAGTQDALKKKLSRHFKKEEIGEMCCMGRCHENHSFHYKGLNYSGKDIAEIAQIRKGKYKSPGAYSTGHLGTPVLTAPFPGIENFYALLGPSLKRGAGALLEELKISGLRGRGGAGFPLGMKLESCKNTEGKIKFIVCNADEGDPGAYSDRYLLEQRPHSLLLGMLLAGFITGATTGVIYIRTEYPEAIAVAQQAIDDIRSAGFTGTNILASGFDFDFKIIRAAGAYICGEETALLSSIEGQRPEVRVRPPYPTQQGLFNKPTVVNNVETLACIPYVIRNGGKAFASLGKGRSTGTKLVSLDGFFKRAGVYEVEMGTPLKEVFQKCGGGLREKIKAFHIGGPLGGLVPASRVKDLTLDFESFTSGGFLLGHASVVCLPADFPVIDYIEHLFRFTAHESCGKCFPCRLGSTRGYELVNKAKEEDYKIDRTLMNDLLETMETGSLCALGGGLPLPVRNALQYFEKELKPYFKK; encoded by the coding sequence ATGTCTAAGAACCTCAGTGAACTTTCAGGCAGAAAAGGATTAACGAAGAACCTCTTTGAAGAGTTGGGTGCCGCTGCAAAGCGGACCGGAACTCCTTCTGCAGCTGAAATGGAAAAACTTGCCGATGAGTTTTTGATTGGCAGGGCCAATGTTTACGGCACGGCAAGTTTCTATGATTTTCTCCACGCCGGCAACAAGGGCAAAAAGGTGTACACATGTAACGGCAGTTCCTGCCTGACAGCCGGCACACAGGACGCACTCAAAAAGAAGCTTTCCCGCCATTTCAAAAAAGAAGAAATCGGGGAAATGTGCTGCATGGGACGCTGTCATGAGAATCATTCTTTTCATTACAAAGGCCTGAATTATTCCGGGAAGGATATCGCGGAGATCGCACAGATCCGTAAAGGGAAATATAAAAGTCCGGGTGCCTATTCTACCGGCCACCTTGGCACCCCTGTGCTGACTGCGCCTTTCCCCGGAATAGAAAATTTCTATGCCCTGCTGGGGCCGTCTCTTAAACGGGGAGCCGGTGCCTTACTGGAAGAACTAAAAATTTCCGGTTTGCGCGGACGCGGCGGGGCCGGATTCCCTCTTGGCATGAAACTGGAATCCTGTAAAAACACAGAAGGAAAGATCAAGTTTATCGTCTGTAACGCTGATGAAGGAGATCCGGGCGCGTATTCGGACCGCTATTTGCTGGAACAACGTCCGCACAGTTTACTGCTGGGAATGCTACTGGCAGGGTTTATCACCGGCGCAACTACCGGCGTAATCTATATCCGGACGGAATATCCCGAAGCCATTGCTGTTGCACAGCAAGCGATAGACGACATCCGCAGCGCAGGGTTCACCGGTACCAATATTCTTGCCTCCGGTTTCGATTTTGATTTTAAGATCATTCGGGCCGCCGGTGCATATATCTGCGGCGAGGAAACGGCGTTGCTTTCATCCATTGAAGGACAAAGACCGGAAGTACGCGTACGTCCGCCTTATCCCACCCAACAGGGACTCTTCAATAAACCAACCGTGGTGAATAATGTAGAAACCCTTGCCTGTATTCCCTATGTGATCCGCAACGGGGGCAAAGCGTTCGCTTCCCTTGGTAAAGGGCGAAGCACAGGCACCAAACTGGTTTCGCTCGACGGGTTTTTTAAACGGGCCGGAGTATATGAAGTGGAAATGGGAACTCCCCTGAAGGAAGTATTTCAGAAATGTGGCGGCGGATTGCGGGAAAAAATTAAAGCCTTTCACATTGGAGGTCCGCTGGGCGGGCTTGTACCTGCTTCCCGGGTGAAGGATCTGACTCTTGATTTCGAATCCTTCACTTCCGGCGGATTTTTGCTTGGTCATGCTTCCGTAGTGTGCCTGCCCGCTGATTTTCCAGTGATAGATTACATTGAACATCTTTTCCGTTTTACGGCACACGAAAGTTGCGGGAAGTGTTTCCCCTGCCGCCTGGGTTCAACCCGCGGATATGAATTGGTAAACAAAGCCAAAGAAGAAGATTACAAAATAGACCGGACGCTGATGAACGACCTGCTTGAAACAATGGAAACAGGATCGCTCTGCGCGTTGGGAGGCGGACTTCCGCTGCCGGTGAGGAATGCCCTGCAGTATTTTGAAAAGGAATTAAAACCCTATTTTAAAAAGTAA